The DNA sequence CAATTGCTGCACTACCTGCTATAATCCTATAAAATTCCGTTGTAGGGGTTAAAAGTCCTGAATTTACAGTTATGTTATTTGTAGTATTTCCGGTTAATACCCAAGTTCCAGATTGTTTAATATTTCCTGTGAAGATATAAGGAGATGTAGGATCTGCGGGTAAAATCTGATCAATGGCTTTACTAGAAGAAGTTGGCATTAAAAAAACATTATTAGCGGCAATCATATTGAGTGCTGGTAAGGTATTGGAGCCACCACCAAGTCGAATTCCAAAATCATTGTTAACAAAGGTATTATTAACAATTAAAGGGTTTTTTACTTGATAATAGCCGCTTAAGTTATTGCCATTCACTGAGGTAATTATTCCAGCAATTAGATCAATTCCACCTAAATTAGTTGAAGTTCCTCCGCCTGCAGCCGCTGATTTGGTAGAATTTACACCTTCAATATAATTATTATATATCCTGTGATTTTCGCCCAATACTCGTATTCCACCAGAAAATAATTGGTTATTGGCAAAGAAATAATTGTTATATACGTCGCAGTTATTTCCGTGTCTTAAAGTTAAGGAGCCGCTGTAATCTCTAAAAGTGTTGTTGTAGTATTTATTATCACAACTTTTATTAGAAATAATTTCTATTTCACCTTGCCAGTTATTAAATAAATTATCATATACCTGACTGTAAGAACTGGACATAGATGTTGAACTATTCCCTATTCTTATCGCATCTTGATCGTTATACTCATCTACATAATTTCCTACAAAAGTTCTATCAGCAAAATAATTATGATGAATTAAGGTATAATCTGGTATATTAGAATTTCGATTATTGTTGATGATACTTCCTACTCCATATTTTCCTAAAAAGGAACTATAACTAATTTCGTTGTATTGACCATATAGAATAATCCATTTAAATACATAGGTTGCTTGTTCGAAGGTGCCGTTATAACTATCAATTGTAATATTGGATACTTTACAATTGCTGCAGCTATTAGATTTAGAATCTTGAAATTCAATCACTGGGCTAATTGTTGAGGAACCCGCAGTTAAATTTTTCGGTCTTCTAAATATTAATCCTGATAAATTAATATAAGTTCCTCCCATACTTACCCTAGAATTCCCTTCTAAAAATACACCACCAGGTGTTTGAGCAGTAATGTTTATTGGATTTGTGGCTGTTCCTGTTTTTTTAATATTAATATAAGTGTCAGTCCATATGCCATCTGCAAGCGTAATTGTACTTCCTGCCGTAGCGTTTGTAATAGCGGTAGCCAATGCCGCTTTTGTTGATACGAGTTGGCTAAAAATGGCATTTGAATAGGTACTCATTAAAACAATAAGAAAAAAAGTGTGATATTTCCTTTTCATAAATAGGTAATTTATTGGTAAACCAATTTGGTAAACCAACAAATATACTTATAAATATGTTTTTACGAGAAATACCTATAATTTTTTTTTAGAAGTATATTATGCAATTTCAAAATGTTCGACTGACTTATTGTCTTAATTTAAATTCCGTGTCTTTAATTCAGTTTAATTATTCTTGAAATTAGAGCAGAATCTTCATAACAATCATTTGCTCCAAGCAATTTCATACTGCTTTACAATCCAGAATATCATTCTTTACGTTTAAAGTTTACGGATTTCATAAAGTTAAGTTTATTATCAGTTGTTATTAGTTTGGTCATCAAGTAGATTTTAAAAAATAGAACAATTGACAACGTTCAATATAAGAAGTTTAATAATTGCTAATTTATAAGAAACTACTTAATAAGTACATTTAGAAAGTACTTAGGAAATCTATTTTAAAATTTTTATCATGTTGTAAAGAAATGCATAAAATATTGGTAAACCAATTTGGTAAACCAAAAAATTAGTAATACATTTGATATGAAAATTAGATTTAAAAATCTCTAGAACTCAAAATGAAATTTGTATTTTTTATAACAATGGTTTTAATTACTCTAAATAGTTGTTCTAGAGCAGAGAGTAATTTTGTCCATTCTACAATAGAACCAGCCCTCCCTGTAACAGGTTATGCAAATATTAATTTATCAAATTGGAAAGTAACATTACCGGTTGATGTAGATAACAATGGAAGTCCCGATGAATATTCTGCCGCTCAGCTCCGAGATGGTGGATACCGTTCGCTAAGTGCCGTGAAACCGTTTATGTATGACGACCCCACGGACCAGTCACTTGTTTTCTATACTTATCCGGGAACCTCCACTTCAAATAGCGATTATTCCAGAACAGAGCTTAGGGAAATGATTAACCCGATCAACAGTAAGTTAAACTGGACTTTAACGCAGGGTGGGATCATGGAAGGAAAATTAAAAATGGTGTCAATAACTCCGGATGCCTCAAATTCTGGAAATAACTTTCACCGCGTTATTGTCATGCAGATTCATGGTATCATTTCTACCGCAGATATGGAGAAGTATGGATTTACTTCTAACAGTGCGCCGCCACTGTTGAAAATCTTTTGGATAGACGGACGTATAAAAGCCTACAAGAAAACATTAGTGAACTCCAATACTACCGGCGTCAACTTGTATAGCAGTTCCAGCAGTATTTGGACAGATATTTCACATGACTTCGGAGTCGTCGGAAATGACCCGTTTACATTAAAAATTGTAGCAAGTACGGGAAAATTAGCGGTTACTTTAAATGGTAGCAATACTCACGTTTTTGAAGATATCAGTTTAACGAAATGGCCTTTTGAAAATTATTTCAAAGCTGGTAATTACTTAATTACAACTGATCCTGCAGCAAAATCAATTTTAAAATATTATCAATTAAATGTAATTCATTAACAATCAATTAGTATCATTATGAAAACAAAATTATCAATTTTAAGCGCTTTACTTTTAGCAGCTTCTTCAATTCAGGCGCAGGTTACCCTCCCCTATTATGAAAGTTTTA is a window from the Kaistella flava (ex Peng et al. 2021) genome containing:
- a CDS encoding polysaccharide lyase family 7 protein, which produces MKFVFFITMVLITLNSCSRAESNFVHSTIEPALPVTGYANINLSNWKVTLPVDVDNNGSPDEYSAAQLRDGGYRSLSAVKPFMYDDPTDQSLVFYTYPGTSTSNSDYSRTELREMINPINSKLNWTLTQGGIMEGKLKMVSITPDASNSGNNFHRVIVMQIHGIISTADMEKYGFTSNSAPPLLKIFWIDGRIKAYKKTLVNSNTTGVNLYSSSSSIWTDISHDFGVVGNDPFTLKIVASTGKLAVTLNGSNTHVFEDISLTKWPFENYFKAGNYLITTDPAAKSILKYYQLNVIH
- a CDS encoding polysaccharide lyase 6 family protein, yielding MKRKYHTFFLIVLMSTYSNAIFSQLVSTKAALATAITNATAGSTITLADGIWTDTYINIKKTGTATNPINITAQTPGGVFLEGNSRVSMGGTYINLSGLIFRRPKNLTAGSSTISPVIEFQDSKSNSCSNCKVSNITIDSYNGTFEQATYVFKWIILYGQYNEISYSSFLGKYGVGSIINNNRNSNIPDYTLIHHNYFADRTFVGNYVDEYNDQDAIRIGNSSTSMSSSYSQVYDNLFNNWQGEIEIISNKSCDNKYYNNTFRDYSGSLTLRHGNNCDVYNNYFFANNQLFSGGIRVLGENHRIYNNYIEGVNSTKSAAAGGGTSTNLGGIDLIAGIITSVNGNNLSGYYQVKNPLIVNNTFVNNDFGIRLGGGSNTLPALNMIAANNVFLMPTSSSKAIDQILPADPTSPYIFTGNIKQSGTWVLTGNTTNNITVNSGLLTPTTEFYRIIAGSAAIGAAIGSYHFLTKDILGGIRKPLYDAGAEEFAAGGSKFPFKVTDVGVTIGFLGNNTILEVKDNSINSKGIIIYPNPTKGESITIISDKNIGNVSIYDTSGRLIINKEINNKKGQIEVSNLVNGVYVIKIQGGYRRFIVEN